The following coding sequences are from one Cystobacter fuscus DSM 2262 window:
- a CDS encoding MmcQ/YjbR family DNA-binding protein: MTMTLVVPPEMKRLEPFEKSLREAGRRYPEVTEDFPWGHPTLKVKGKAFVFFSLSEEGLSLSVKLPQSHGAALMLPFAEPTGYGLGKSGWVTARFGAKDTPPVEMLRRWLDESYRAVAPKKLVDRLTGGTDTPGPAAPAKKAPAAKAAVKKSAAGKAPVKKAAVKKSAASKAPVKKAAAKKTAGKR; the protein is encoded by the coding sequence ATGACGATGACCCTGGTTGTTCCCCCGGAGATGAAGAGACTCGAGCCGTTCGAGAAGAGCCTGCGTGAGGCGGGACGGCGCTACCCGGAAGTCACCGAGGACTTTCCCTGGGGCCATCCGACGCTGAAGGTGAAGGGCAAGGCGTTCGTCTTCTTCTCGCTGAGCGAAGAGGGCCTCTCGCTGTCCGTGAAGCTGCCCCAGTCACACGGCGCGGCGCTGATGCTGCCCTTCGCCGAGCCGACCGGGTACGGGCTGGGCAAGAGCGGCTGGGTCACCGCGCGCTTCGGCGCGAAGGACACGCCTCCGGTGGAGATGCTGCGGCGGTGGCTCGACGAGAGCTACCGCGCCGTGGCGCCCAAGAAGCTGGTGGACCGGTTGACCGGAGGCACGGACACACCGGGCCCGGCCGCTCCGGCGAAGAAGGCACCCGCCGCGAAGGCCGCCGTGAAGAAGAGCGCGGCCGGCAAGGCCCCGGTGAAGAAGGCCGCCGTGAAGAAGAGCGCGGCCAGCAAGGCGCCCGTGAAGAAGGCCGCCGCGAAGAAGACGGCGGGGAAGCGGTAG
- the hpt gene encoding hypoxanthine phosphoribosyltransferase: MAYFEQDVGIHIDEQKLQARVRELGAQITRDYQGKELTLVCVLKGSAFFAMDLARYVDLPLTIEFLGVSSYQGGTETTGEVRITTDVSKPMAGKHLLIIEDIIDTGLTMSFLLENLNARHPASVKVCTLLEKPSRARAKIPIDYKGFVVDDVFVVGYGLDYAERYRNLPFIGVMKGK, from the coding sequence GTGGCTTACTTCGAGCAGGACGTCGGCATCCACATCGATGAGCAGAAGCTCCAGGCGCGCGTGCGCGAGCTGGGCGCGCAGATCACCCGCGACTACCAGGGCAAGGAGCTCACGCTCGTCTGCGTGCTCAAGGGCTCGGCGTTCTTCGCCATGGACCTGGCGCGCTACGTGGATCTGCCGCTGACGATCGAGTTCCTCGGGGTGTCGTCCTACCAGGGCGGCACCGAGACGACGGGCGAGGTGCGCATCACCACCGACGTGAGCAAGCCCATGGCGGGCAAGCACCTGCTCATCATCGAGGACATCATCGACACGGGGCTCACCATGAGCTTCCTGCTCGAGAACCTCAACGCCCGGCACCCGGCGTCGGTCAAGGTGTGCACGCTCCTGGAGAAGCCCTCGCGCGCCCGCGCGAAGATCCCCATCGACTACAAGGGCTTCGTCGTCGACGACGTCTTCGTCGTGGGCTACGGCCTCGACTACGCCGAGCGCTACCGCAACCTGCCCTTCATCGGCGTGATGAAGGGCAAGTAG
- a CDS encoding uracil phosphoribosyltransferase yields the protein MNDPLYTHIPFQLSELPHRYGPQVHLVGTPFLLSHLARLCAKGTTQPDINRLVALLYTDLVKAVLNAEFPRTRVALATRMIDSSPQGIYQGEVLDPAVRAVTVNIARAGTLPSQVAYDLLNITLEPARVRQDHLMMSRTMDARDVVVGSHIGGSKVGGDVDDAFLLFPDPMGATGGSLSTAVNLYKNQVAGTPRRIISLHLIVTPEFLRRVTREHPDVTVYALRLDRGLSPPEVFGTVPGELWEKERGLDDHQYIVPGGGGFGEIMNNAYV from the coding sequence ATGAACGACCCGCTCTACACCCACATCCCCTTTCAGTTGAGTGAGCTGCCCCACCGCTATGGACCCCAGGTCCACCTGGTGGGCACCCCGTTCCTGCTCTCCCATCTCGCCCGGCTGTGCGCGAAGGGGACGACCCAGCCGGACATCAACCGGCTGGTGGCTCTGCTCTACACGGACCTGGTGAAGGCGGTCCTCAACGCGGAGTTTCCCCGCACGCGCGTGGCGCTGGCCACGCGGATGATCGACTCCTCGCCCCAGGGCATCTACCAGGGCGAGGTGCTCGATCCGGCCGTGCGCGCGGTGACGGTCAACATCGCCCGGGCCGGCACGCTGCCCTCGCAGGTGGCGTACGATCTGCTCAACATCACCCTGGAGCCCGCGCGGGTGCGCCAGGATCACCTCATGATGAGTCGGACGATGGACGCCCGGGATGTCGTGGTGGGCTCGCACATCGGTGGGTCCAAGGTGGGCGGGGACGTGGACGACGCGTTCCTCCTGTTTCCCGACCCCATGGGCGCCACCGGCGGCAGCCTGAGCACCGCGGTGAACCTGTACAAGAACCAGGTGGCCGGCACCCCCCGGCGCATCATCAGCCTCCACCTCATCGTCACCCCCGAGTTCCTGCGGCGCGTCACCCGTGAGCACCCGGACGTGACGGTGTACGCCCTGCGCCTGGACCGGGGCCTGTCCCCTCCGGAAGTGTTCGGCACGGTGCCCGGGGAGTTGTGGGAGAAGGAGCGGGGGTTGGATGATCACCAGTACATCGTCCCCGGTGGCGGCGGCTTCGGGGAGATCATGAACAACGCGTACGTGTAG
- a CDS encoding thymidine kinase: protein MYQIPKDIGWIEVICGSMFSGKTEELIRRVKRAVYGKQTVQVFKPKLDNRYDETQVVSHSQLKLTSVAIERAEEIFHHLSPRTQVVGIDEVQFFGSEVVAVCEALAHRGLRVIVAGLDQDYQGRPFEPMPQLLAVAEYVTKQLAICVVCGNPAHRSQRLVDRGERVVVGAAGAYEARCRKCHRAEPTEATPPQTLDLFKD, encoded by the coding sequence GTGTACCAAATTCCCAAAGACATCGGGTGGATAGAGGTCATCTGCGGCTCGATGTTCTCCGGAAAGACGGAGGAGTTGATTCGCCGCGTCAAGCGCGCCGTCTACGGCAAGCAGACCGTCCAGGTCTTCAAGCCGAAGCTGGATAACCGCTACGACGAGACGCAGGTGGTCAGCCATTCCCAGTTGAAATTGACCTCCGTGGCCATCGAGAGGGCTGAAGAAATTTTCCATCACCTGTCCCCCCGCACCCAGGTGGTGGGAATCGACGAGGTGCAGTTCTTCGGCTCCGAGGTGGTGGCCGTGTGTGAGGCGCTGGCGCACCGTGGCCTGCGGGTCATTGTCGCGGGGCTGGATCAGGACTATCAGGGCCGTCCCTTCGAGCCCATGCCGCAGCTGCTCGCCGTCGCCGAGTACGTGACCAAGCAGCTCGCCATCTGTGTGGTGTGTGGCAATCCCGCCCACCGCTCCCAGCGGCTCGTGGACCGGGGCGAGCGCGTGGTGGTGGGCGCCGCCGGGGCCTACGAGGCGCGCTGCCGCAAGTGCCACCGCGCCGAGCCCACCGAGGCCACGCCTCCCCAGACGCTCGATCTGTTCAAGGACTGA
- a CDS encoding DUF5658 family protein: protein MAATAQVQGSSWAGIEGASFHITPAAALLVVLNLLDGLFTLTFLQMNVAEELNPLMRVAYMHSPLSFMAVKITIVSLGLALLCLHRSMQLSQRAIQAGAALYTVIDIYHLAFLAHLVHETVA, encoded by the coding sequence GTGGCGGCGACAGCACAGGTGCAGGGGTCGAGCTGGGCGGGTATCGAGGGGGCTTCGTTCCACATCACGCCGGCGGCGGCGCTGCTGGTGGTGCTCAACCTGCTGGACGGGCTCTTCACCCTGACGTTTTTACAGATGAACGTGGCCGAGGAACTCAATCCGCTGATGCGGGTGGCCTACATGCACTCGCCGCTGTCGTTCATGGCGGTGAAGATCACCATCGTGAGCCTGGGACTCGCCCTGCTCTGCCTGCACCGCTCCATGCAGCTGAGCCAGCGCGCCATCCAGGCGGGCGCGGCGCTCTATACGGTGATCGACATCTACCACCTGGCCTTCCTGGCGCACCTGGTCCACGAAACCGTCGCGTGA
- the spoVG gene encoding septation regulator SpoVG, with translation MNITDVKVYPVEEDKLKAYVTITLDHCFVIRDLKVIHGASGLFIAMPAKRRKDGTYKDIAHPLNADTRTQMERAILLEYERHQQTSMGAMGSYHLEAVAD, from the coding sequence ATGAACATCACCGACGTCAAGGTATATCCGGTTGAAGAAGACAAACTGAAGGCCTACGTGACCATCACCCTGGACCATTGCTTCGTCATCCGGGACTTGAAGGTGATCCACGGAGCCTCGGGCCTGTTCATCGCCATGCCCGCCAAGCGGCGCAAGGACGGGACGTACAAGGACATCGCCCACCCGCTCAACGCGGACACCCGCACGCAGATGGAGCGTGCCATCCTCCTGGAGTACGAGCGGCACCAGCAGACGAGCATGGGAGCGATGGGCTCGTACCACCTGGAGGCCGTGGCCGACTGA
- a CDS encoding ribose-phosphate pyrophosphokinase has translation MSPSDFKVFSGSSNPALAQRICDYLKRPLGKAHVGRFSDGEIHVEIGENVRGLDIFIVQSTCPPANDHLMELLIMCDALKRASAASINAVIPYYGYARQDRKVAPRTPITAKLIADLLEGAGATRVVSMDMHAGQIQGFFNIPSDHLYASPVFLEDARKKFPDAQELVIVSPDAGGVERARAYSKRLGCSLAIVDKRRPKPNSSEVMNLIGDVAGKDAMLIDDMVDTAGTLTQAAAALKERGARRVVAYAVHPILSGPAIQRIQDSTLEEVVFTDTVPLSPAAEACGKIRVIATDHLFGEAIARIHRADSLSSLFV, from the coding sequence ATGAGCCCGAGCGATTTCAAGGTGTTCTCCGGGAGTTCCAACCCGGCCCTGGCCCAGCGTATCTGCGACTATCTCAAGAGACCTCTAGGCAAGGCGCACGTGGGTCGCTTCTCCGACGGAGAGATCCACGTGGAGATTGGCGAGAACGTGCGCGGACTGGACATCTTCATCGTCCAGTCCACCTGCCCGCCGGCCAATGATCATCTGATGGAGCTGCTCATCATGTGCGACGCGCTCAAGCGAGCGAGCGCCGCCTCCATCAACGCCGTCATCCCGTACTACGGCTACGCCCGGCAGGATCGGAAGGTGGCGCCGCGCACGCCCATCACCGCCAAGCTGATCGCGGATCTGCTCGAGGGCGCGGGAGCCACGCGCGTGGTGTCCATGGACATGCACGCCGGGCAGATCCAGGGCTTCTTCAACATCCCCTCGGATCACCTGTACGCCTCGCCCGTCTTCCTCGAGGACGCGCGCAAGAAGTTCCCCGACGCGCAGGAGCTCGTCATCGTGTCACCGGACGCGGGCGGCGTGGAGCGGGCACGTGCCTACTCCAAGCGGCTCGGCTGCTCCCTGGCCATCGTCGACAAGCGCCGGCCCAAGCCCAACTCCTCCGAGGTGATGAACCTCATTGGCGACGTGGCGGGCAAGGACGCGATGCTCATCGACGACATGGTGGACACCGCGGGCACGCTCACCCAGGCGGCCGCCGCCCTCAAGGAGCGGGGCGCGCGCCGGGTGGTGGCCTACGCCGTCCACCCCATCCTCTCCGGTCCCGCCATCCAGCGCATCCAGGACTCGACCCTGGAAGAGGTCGTCTTCACGGACACCGTGCCCCTGTCGCCCGCGGCCGAGGCGTGCGGGAAGATCCGGGTCATCGCCACGGATCACCTCTTCGGCGAGGCCATCGCGCGCATCCACCGCGCCGACTCGCTCAGCTCGCTCTTCGTGTAG
- a CDS encoding 50S ribosomal protein L25/general stress protein Ctc, producing the protein MDKRPLEVKPREGSGKGAARRLRTQGLVPAVVYGKHLEKPLSIAVDAKAVRQAINTPHKFNTLLTLTGVGGEQQVLFKDYQQDPLTRQMLHVDFIAVREGEQVKVNVPLVLTGRSEGVADGGLLTQARREIEVYAKPNAIPEKIEVDVTPLKINQALHINDVKMPEGVTVKSHVNYTVAVVSAPEGAVEAAPAAAAAAAGAAAKPAAGAAAKPAAGAAAKPAAGKK; encoded by the coding sequence ATCGACAAGCGCCCGCTCGAGGTCAAGCCGCGTGAGGGTTCTGGCAAGGGCGCCGCCCGCCGCCTGCGCACCCAGGGCCTCGTGCCCGCCGTCGTCTACGGCAAGCACCTGGAGAAGCCCCTGTCCATCGCCGTCGACGCGAAGGCGGTGCGCCAGGCCATCAACACCCCGCACAAGTTCAACACCCTGCTCACGCTCACGGGCGTGGGCGGCGAGCAGCAGGTCCTCTTCAAGGACTACCAGCAGGATCCGCTCACCCGGCAGATGCTCCACGTGGACTTCATCGCCGTGCGTGAGGGCGAGCAGGTGAAGGTGAACGTGCCGCTGGTGCTCACCGGCCGCTCCGAGGGTGTCGCCGACGGCGGTCTGCTCACCCAGGCCCGCCGCGAGATCGAGGTCTACGCCAAGCCGAACGCCATCCCCGAGAAGATCGAGGTGGACGTGACGCCGCTGAAGATCAACCAGGCGCTCCACATCAACGACGTGAAGATGCCCGAGGGCGTGACGGTGAAGTCGCACGTCAACTACACCGTGGCGGTCGTCAGCGCGCCCGAGGGTGCGGTCGAGGCGGCTCCCGCGGCGGCGGCGGCGGCGGCTGGTGCGGCGGCCAAGCCCGCGGCTGGCGCGGCGGCCAAGCCCGCGGCCGGTGCGGCGGCCAAGCCCGCGGCTGGCAAGAAGTAA
- the pth gene encoding aminoacyl-tRNA hydrolase — protein MKIICGLGNPGREYERHRHNVGFMVVETLLPRARAELHQEKFQARVGQGTLGGEKVVFLEPQTYMNLSGRSVAEAARFYKVAVEDVLVIHDELDLDFGRLQLKAGGGSGGHNGLKSTVSTLGADSFIRLRFGIGKPQGPNAKERVAGYVLSNFDDGERRRLDELLAQAADAAETWVRDGLATAMNRYNKRAP, from the coding sequence ATGAAGATCATCTGTGGACTGGGCAATCCCGGGCGCGAGTACGAGCGCCACCGGCACAACGTGGGCTTCATGGTGGTGGAGACGCTGCTGCCGCGCGCGCGCGCCGAGCTCCACCAGGAGAAGTTCCAGGCCCGCGTGGGCCAGGGCACCCTGGGGGGCGAGAAGGTCGTCTTCCTCGAGCCGCAGACCTACATGAACCTGTCGGGCCGCTCGGTGGCCGAGGCGGCGCGCTTCTACAAGGTGGCGGTGGAGGACGTGCTGGTCATCCACGACGAGCTGGACCTGGACTTCGGCCGCCTGCAGCTCAAGGCGGGGGGCGGCAGCGGGGGACACAACGGGCTCAAGAGCACGGTGTCCACCCTGGGGGCGGACAGCTTCATCCGCCTGCGCTTCGGCATCGGCAAGCCGCAGGGTCCCAATGCCAAGGAGCGGGTGGCCGGCTACGTGCTCTCCAACTTCGACGACGGGGAGCGCCGGAGGCTCGACGAGCTGCTCGCCCAGGCGGCGGACGCGGCCGAGACGTGGGTGCGGGACGGATTGGCCACGGCGATGAACCGTTACAACAAGCGGGCGCCTTGA
- the rpsF gene encoding 30S ribosomal protein S6, which produces MAETQAAKRLREYETIFLVKPDLTDDNVDKLKERVRGIVGREGGKVIRFTVWGKKKTLYPIAKQPRAIYIHAHYLGGTKMVAEVERNLRNFDEVTRYLSTKLADEVDPESRPVLEDVKLAGDVEETRPGVAPAQDRGVVEDAGEAEEESTEEA; this is translated from the coding sequence ATGGCTGAGACGCAGGCCGCCAAGCGGCTTCGTGAGTACGAGACCATCTTCCTGGTCAAGCCGGACCTCACCGACGACAACGTGGACAAGCTCAAGGAGCGCGTCCGTGGCATCGTCGGCCGTGAGGGCGGCAAGGTCATCCGCTTCACGGTGTGGGGCAAGAAGAAGACGCTCTACCCCATCGCCAAGCAGCCCCGCGCCATCTACATCCACGCCCACTACCTGGGCGGCACCAAGATGGTGGCCGAGGTGGAGCGCAACCTGCGCAACTTCGACGAGGTCACGCGCTACCTGTCCACCAAGCTGGCGGACGAGGTGGATCCCGAGAGCCGTCCGGTGCTCGAGGACGTGAAGCTCGCCGGAGATGTCGAGGAGACCCGTCCGGGCGTGGCCCCCGCGCAGGATCGCGGCGTGGTCGAGGATGCGGGCGAGGCTGAGGAGGAGAGCACCGAGGAGGCGTGA
- the rpsR gene encoding 30S ribosomal protein S18: MIGNSDRNSSRGGGDRDRDRDRDGGGRGGAGGDDEKRGGGRGFGRKKVCRFCAEKNAQVDFKDQATLKYFVTERGKIIPRRISGNCAKHQREVATAIKRARGLAMLPYNAMVG, from the coding sequence ATGATTGGCAACAGCGACAGGAATTCGTCCCGCGGTGGCGGCGACCGGGATCGGGACAGGGATCGGGATGGCGGCGGCCGGGGTGGCGCCGGGGGCGATGACGAGAAGCGTGGCGGTGGCCGCGGCTTTGGCCGCAAGAAGGTGTGCCGCTTCTGCGCCGAGAAGAACGCCCAGGTGGACTTCAAGGATCAGGCGACGCTGAAGTACTTCGTCACCGAGCGCGGCAAGATCATCCCCCGCCGCATCTCCGGCAACTGCGCCAAGCACCAGCGCGAGGTGGCCACGGCCATCAAGCGCGCCCGCGGCCTGGCGATGCTCCCCTACAACGCGATGGTCGGCTAG
- the rplI gene encoding 50S ribosomal protein L9, translating into MKVILREDVANLGKSGELVTVKDGFGRNFLLPRKMAVLATEQNVRQLEHERAVISARNVKLKGAAEEQAKKLGSVKVTIRRKVGEQDKLYGSVTVLDIAEALAAQGQSVDRRQLHLAEPIKATGQYEVELRLHREVTAKIKVEVQAEA; encoded by the coding sequence ATGAAGGTCATTCTTCGTGAGGACGTCGCGAACCTGGGTAAGTCCGGTGAGCTCGTGACGGTGAAGGACGGCTTCGGCCGCAACTTCCTGCTGCCGCGCAAGATGGCGGTGCTCGCCACCGAGCAGAACGTGCGTCAGCTCGAGCACGAGCGCGCGGTCATCTCGGCGCGCAACGTCAAGCTCAAGGGCGCCGCCGAGGAGCAGGCCAAGAAGCTCGGCTCGGTGAAGGTCACCATCCGCCGCAAGGTGGGTGAGCAGGACAAGCTGTACGGCTCCGTCACCGTGCTGGACATCGCCGAGGCGCTCGCCGCCCAGGGCCAGTCGGTGGACCGCCGCCAGCTGCACCTGGCCGAGCCCATCAAGGCCACCGGTCAGTACGAGGTGGAGCTGCGCCTGCACCGTGAAGTGACGGCGAAGATCAAGGTCGAGGTCCAGGCGGAGGCGTAA
- the dnaB gene encoding replicative DNA helicase, with protein sequence MDNILDIRTGTRRGHEDLAAERAVLGAVLADNSIFASLAEVVSTDDFASPAHAQIFAAMIKLDGTSRQVDHLTLAEELKVLGQLAAVGGPAYLMSLDQVVPVPGNAVQYAKIVKDQAIRRRLAGVGREIQELASQETGELEVLLDEAERKVFLLAEKKREGDLRPVSELMEHTLDLLDKMKTATTGITGLSTGYVDLDNQLTGLHGGELIILAARPGVGKTSFAMNIATHVALQEDAKAAAIFSLEMPADQLLMRLLASCARVDMKKLRGGRLTPHDEEKFQEMAGKLYNAPLYIDDSGGLSPFDLRAKARRLKQRDPRLSLIIVDYLQLMHQKGKVESRQLEISEISRSLKQLSKELEVPIIALSQLSRKVEERKGGKPMLSDLRESGAIEQDADVVMFIHREDQGEGEGGGEVRTSSAIPVQLVIAKQRNGPIGDIDLVFLAEYTRFESRARME encoded by the coding sequence ATGGACAACATCCTCGACATTCGGACGGGAACGCGGCGGGGCCACGAGGATCTGGCCGCCGAGCGCGCGGTGCTGGGCGCCGTGCTCGCGGACAACAGCATCTTCGCCAGCCTCGCGGAGGTGGTGAGCACGGACGACTTCGCCAGTCCCGCGCACGCCCAGATCTTCGCGGCGATGATCAAGCTGGACGGCACCAGCCGCCAGGTGGATCACCTCACCCTGGCCGAGGAACTCAAGGTGCTCGGCCAGCTCGCCGCGGTGGGCGGCCCCGCGTACCTGATGAGCCTGGACCAGGTGGTGCCCGTGCCGGGCAACGCCGTCCAGTACGCGAAGATCGTCAAGGACCAGGCCATCCGGCGGCGCCTGGCGGGCGTGGGGCGGGAGATCCAGGAACTCGCCAGCCAGGAGACGGGCGAGCTGGAGGTGCTGCTGGACGAGGCCGAGCGCAAGGTCTTCCTCCTGGCGGAGAAGAAGCGCGAGGGCGACCTGCGGCCCGTCAGCGAGCTGATGGAGCACACGCTCGATCTGCTCGACAAGATGAAGACCGCGACGACGGGCATCACCGGCCTGTCCACGGGCTACGTCGACCTGGACAACCAGCTCACGGGCCTGCACGGCGGAGAGCTCATCATCCTCGCGGCGCGTCCGGGCGTGGGCAAGACGTCCTTCGCGATGAACATCGCCACCCACGTGGCGCTCCAGGAGGATGCCAAGGCGGCGGCCATCTTCAGCCTGGAAATGCCCGCGGACCAGCTCCTCATGCGTCTGCTCGCCTCGTGCGCGCGCGTGGACATGAAGAAGCTGCGCGGAGGCCGGCTCACCCCCCACGACGAGGAGAAGTTCCAGGAGATGGCGGGCAAGCTCTACAACGCCCCCCTCTACATCGACGACTCGGGTGGCCTGTCCCCGTTCGACCTGCGCGCCAAGGCGCGGCGGCTCAAGCAGAGGGATCCCCGGCTGTCGCTCATCATCGTCGACTACCTCCAGCTCATGCACCAGAAGGGCAAGGTGGAGAGCCGCCAGCTGGAAATCTCGGAGATCTCCCGCTCCCTCAAGCAGCTCTCCAAGGAGCTGGAGGTGCCCATCATCGCCCTCTCACAGCTCAGCCGTAAGGTGGAGGAGCGCAAGGGCGGCAAGCCCATGCTCTCGGACCTGCGCGAGTCGGGCGCCATCGAGCAGGACGCCGACGTGGTGATGTTCATCCACCGCGAGGATCAGGGCGAGGGCGAGGGCGGAGGCGAGGTGCGCACGAGCAGTGCCATCCCCGTGCAGCTCGTCATCGCCAAGCAGCGCAACGGTCCCATCGGGGACATCGATCTCGTCTTCCTCGCCGAGTACACGCGCTTCGAGAGCCGCGCGCGCATGGAGTGA
- a CDS encoding SDR family oxidoreductase, giving the protein MASNTVLITGGASGIGLALAERFLRAGSEVIVCGRREDKLREAQRAHPALHTRVCDVAKAEERVALASWVKSAFPRLNVLVNNAGIQRRLKLSDIEDWEASQQELAINLEAPIHLSALLVPHLLQQPRPALLNVTSGLAFAPLAFTPIYCATKAALHSFTLSLRHQLADTALQVIEIVPPAVNTDLGGPGLHTFGVPLDEFADAIVERLRQGEREIGYGTAEKARRASRDELDEAFQRMNSRR; this is encoded by the coding sequence ATGGCCTCGAATACGGTGCTCATCACGGGCGGTGCCTCGGGTATCGGTCTGGCGCTCGCCGAGCGCTTCCTCCGAGCGGGCAGTGAGGTGATTGTCTGTGGCCGCCGCGAGGACAAGCTGCGCGAGGCCCAGCGGGCCCACCCCGCGCTGCACACGCGCGTGTGTGACGTGGCGAAGGCGGAGGAGCGTGTCGCCCTGGCCTCCTGGGTGAAGAGCGCGTTTCCCCGGCTCAACGTGCTCGTCAACAACGCGGGCATCCAGCGCCGGCTGAAGCTCTCCGACATCGAGGACTGGGAGGCGTCCCAACAGGAGCTCGCCATCAACCTCGAGGCGCCCATCCACCTGTCGGCGCTCCTCGTGCCGCATCTGCTCCAGCAGCCGCGCCCGGCCCTCCTCAACGTCACCTCGGGCCTGGCGTTCGCGCCGCTGGCGTTCACGCCCATCTACTGCGCCACGAAGGCGGCCCTGCACTCGTTCACGCTGTCCCTGCGCCACCAGCTCGCGGACACGGCCCTCCAGGTCATCGAGATCGTTCCCCCCGCGGTGAACACGGACCTGGGCGGGCCCGGGCTGCACACCTTCGGCGTTCCCCTGGACGAGTTCGCCGACGCCATCGTCGAGCGCCTGCGCCAGGGTGAGCGGGAGATCGGCTACGGCACCGCGGAGAAGGCCCGCCGCGCCTCGCGCGACGAGCTCGACGAGGCGTTCCAGCGGATGAACTCGCGCCGCTGA
- a CDS encoding gamma-glutamyl-gamma-aminobutyrate hydrolase family protein: MMHKTHGQAPRRPNIGITPDFSASRPDSVFPSYELRAAYPEAVLRAGGLPLVLPYSDDAACVESYLDRISGLMVTGGAFDIPPDAYGETAREGLGPMKPPRTAFETALMRGALKRNMPVLGICGGMQLLNVVLGGTLFQDIGLEVPGANSHQQTHDRTQPQHPVEVRDGTHLSEALGRGQLMVNSTHHQAVSKLGEQVVVSATAPDGVVEAIESPQHVFALGVQWHPELMLQTIPLSAGIFRLLVQKSREHRR; the protein is encoded by the coding sequence ATGATGCACAAAACCCATGGTCAGGCTCCACGCCGGCCCAATATCGGTATCACCCCGGACTTCAGCGCGAGCCGGCCGGATTCGGTCTTCCCCAGCTACGAGCTGAGGGCGGCCTACCCGGAGGCGGTGTTGCGCGCGGGGGGGCTGCCGCTGGTGCTGCCGTACTCGGACGACGCGGCGTGCGTGGAGTCCTACCTGGACCGCATCTCCGGGCTGATGGTCACCGGAGGCGCCTTCGACATTCCCCCGGACGCCTATGGCGAGACGGCGCGCGAGGGCCTGGGGCCGATGAAGCCGCCGCGCACGGCGTTCGAGACGGCGCTGATGCGCGGGGCCCTCAAGCGCAACATGCCGGTGCTGGGCATCTGCGGGGGCATGCAGCTGCTCAACGTGGTGCTGGGCGGCACGCTGTTCCAGGACATCGGCCTCGAGGTGCCCGGCGCGAATTCGCACCAGCAGACGCATGACCGCACCCAGCCGCAGCACCCCGTGGAGGTGCGCGATGGCACGCACCTGTCGGAGGCGCTCGGCCGGGGTCAGCTCATGGTGAACTCCACCCATCATCAGGCGGTGTCGAAGCTGGGCGAGCAGGTGGTGGTGAGCGCGACGGCGCCCGATGGGGTGGTGGAGGCCATCGAGTCGCCGCAGCACGTCTTCGCGCTGGGCGTGCAGTGGCACCCGGAGTTGATGCTCCAGACGATTCCCTTGAGCGCGGGCATCTTCCGGCTGCTGGTGCAGAAGTCGCGCGAGCACCGGCGCTGA
- a CDS encoding DUF1844 domain-containing protein, producing the protein MSDEKRGETFVMRGEPKPGAPEAPITFSTFLIGLASSALIHLGEASNPETGKAERDLVLARQSLDLLGMLQEKTRGNLTGEEKQLFDNLLADLRLRFVEANKR; encoded by the coding sequence ATGAGCGATGAGAAGCGTGGAGAGACCTTCGTGATGAGGGGCGAGCCGAAGCCGGGCGCGCCCGAGGCCCCCATCACCTTCAGCACCTTTCTCATCGGCCTCGCCTCCAGCGCCCTCATCCACCTGGGCGAGGCCTCCAACCCGGAGACGGGCAAGGCCGAGCGGGACCTGGTGCTCGCGCGCCAGAGCCTGGATCTGCTGGGGATGCTGCAGGAGAAGACCCGCGGCAACCTCACGGGCGAGGAAAAGCAGCTCTTCGACAACCTCCTCGCCGACCTGCGCCTGCGCTTCGTGGAGGCGAACAAACGGTGA